A window of the Mesorhizobium opportunistum WSM2075 genome harbors these coding sequences:
- a CDS encoding ferredoxin--NADP reductase yields the protein MNTTSAFSTDGARPLQFPIPANVYAETVVSVKHYTDRLFSFRITRPQSLRFRSGEFVMIGLPNAEKPVYRAYSVASPAWDEELEFFSIKVPDGPLTSELQKIQVGDTVIMRQKSTGTLVVDALTPAKRLFMISTGTGIAPFASLLRDPDTYEKFDQLILTHTCRDIAELTYGQELVAALESDPLIGELTTGRVTLYNSTTREESACMGRITALIGSGKFYSDLGIEKLNPETDRIMICGSMHMLKDVKELAESLGFQEGSLSHPATFVVERAFVG from the coding sequence ATGAACACCACATCCGCGTTCAGCACCGACGGCGCCCGCCCTCTGCAGTTCCCCATCCCGGCCAATGTCTATGCCGAAACCGTCGTCTCGGTGAAGCACTACACCGACCGGCTGTTCTCGTTCCGCATCACCCGTCCGCAGTCGCTGCGCTTCCGCTCCGGCGAGTTCGTCATGATCGGCCTGCCCAATGCCGAGAAGCCGGTATACCGCGCCTATTCGGTGGCGAGCCCGGCCTGGGACGAAGAGCTGGAATTCTTCTCGATCAAGGTGCCGGACGGCCCGCTGACTTCGGAACTGCAGAAGATCCAGGTGGGCGACACCGTCATCATGCGCCAGAAGTCGACCGGCACGCTGGTGGTCGACGCGCTGACGCCGGCCAAGCGGCTGTTCATGATTTCGACAGGCACCGGCATCGCGCCCTTCGCCAGCCTGCTGCGCGACCCCGACACCTACGAGAAATTCGACCAGCTGATCCTGACCCACACCTGCCGCGACATTGCCGAATTGACCTATGGCCAGGAACTGGTGGCGGCGCTGGAGAGCGATCCGCTGATCGGCGAACTGACCACTGGGCGCGTCACGCTCTACAATTCGACGACCCGCGAGGAGTCTGCCTGCATGGGCCGCATCACCGCGCTGATTGGCTCGGGCAAGTTCTACAGCGATCTCGGCATCGAAAAGCTCAATCCTGAGACCGACCGCATCATGATCTGCGGCTCGATGCACATGCTCAAGGACGTCAAGGAGCTGGCCGAGAGCCTCGGGTTCCAGGAAGGCTCGCTCAGCCATCCGGCGACATTCGTGGTCGAGCGCGCCTTCGTCGGTTGA
- the deoC gene encoding deoxyribose-phosphate aldolase, which yields MSSTIREADLGTKVTPLPARAAANSAVPLDHRIARNPGMKLDLGFMESVRSVNRSALERRVASLTKRRSIKADNQAAWLLRAVACMDLTTLNSNDTEERVRRLCAKAINPFRRDIVEGLGIAGETIRPAAVCVYHPFVATAVDVVRGTGIHVAAVSTAFPHGLAPLSTRLQEIEASVRDGADEIDVVIPRGLVFGAKWRELYNEIVSMRAACGDAHLKVILGTGDLATLRNVMLASMVAMMAGADFIKTSTGKESVNATLPVGLAMVRAIRAYFEETGHLIGFKPAGGISTAKASLDWLVLMKEELGRPWLEPELFRFGASSLLTDIERQLEHHLTGHYSANHRHAMA from the coding sequence ATGAGCAGCACAATCCGCGAAGCCGACCTTGGCACCAAGGTGACGCCGCTGCCCGCGCGTGCCGCCGCCAATAGCGCCGTCCCGCTGGACCATCGTATCGCGCGCAATCCCGGCATGAAGCTCGATCTCGGCTTCATGGAATCGGTGCGCAGCGTCAACCGTTCGGCGCTGGAACGGCGCGTCGCCAGCCTGACCAAGCGGCGCTCGATCAAGGCCGACAATCAGGCGGCCTGGCTGCTGCGCGCGGTGGCCTGCATGGATCTGACGACGCTGAACTCCAACGACACCGAGGAGCGCGTGCGCCGGCTCTGCGCCAAGGCGATCAACCCGTTCCGGCGCGACATCGTCGAGGGGCTCGGCATTGCGGGCGAAACCATCCGGCCGGCCGCGGTCTGCGTCTACCATCCCTTCGTCGCCACGGCGGTCGACGTCGTGCGCGGCACCGGCATCCATGTCGCCGCCGTCTCCACCGCCTTTCCGCACGGGCTTGCGCCGCTGTCGACCCGGCTGCAGGAAATCGAGGCCTCGGTGCGCGACGGCGCCGACGAGATCGACGTCGTCATCCCGCGCGGGCTGGTGTTCGGCGCCAAATGGCGGGAACTCTATAACGAGATCGTCTCGATGCGCGCCGCCTGCGGCGATGCGCATCTGAAGGTCATTCTCGGCACCGGCGACCTCGCCACGCTGCGCAATGTCATGCTGGCCTCGATGGTGGCGATGATGGCGGGTGCCGACTTCATCAAGACCTCGACCGGCAAGGAGAGTGTCAACGCGACGCTGCCGGTTGGGTTGGCCATGGTCCGCGCCATCAGGGCCTATTTCGAGGAGACCGGCCACCTTATTGGCTTCAAGCCGGCCGGCGGCATTTCCACGGCAAAGGCCTCGCTCGACTGGCTGGTGCTGATGAAGGAAGAGCTCGGCCGGCCCTGGCTGGAGCCCGAGCTGTTCCGCTTCGGCGCGTCGAGCCTTTTGACCGACATCGAGCGCCAGCTCGAGCATCACCTGACCGGCCACTATTCGGCCAATCACCGCCACGCAATGGCTTGA